The Klebsiella sp. RHBSTW-00484 genome includes a window with the following:
- a CDS encoding peptidase, protein MRRIIALLLASCCCSPLAARDVLQVSRCVPGALLHEHRLEKVHVVDDFHIYYSLQGRDALQYPQDSLGGGVPDVITDIGSQLQAAQYLYTTLLGLHSPLQQKIYAQARQINIYLLTLPKGNGLAFDRVAAETMNDGTVLPCGLKIVLNAALQPARNVTPAHELFHLYQYGYAVFKQKWYLEGMARWMENAFRPAEKRIAPLAELPACESNFSRGYNAAAFWASYAQHAFPAIILPNKVLAFRYVDGSPVFKLQSLPGGEMLRPFFQQLAQSSAGISREMKLANTRWTEKQQRDGQFNSLICQALAATESAKH, encoded by the coding sequence ATGAGACGAATCATCGCGCTGTTGCTGGCATCCTGCTGCTGCTCGCCGCTTGCGGCCCGCGATGTGCTGCAGGTTTCCCGCTGCGTGCCCGGCGCTTTGCTCCACGAGCATCGACTGGAAAAAGTGCACGTAGTGGATGACTTTCATATTTACTACAGCCTGCAGGGTAGGGATGCCCTGCAATATCCGCAGGATAGCCTCGGGGGAGGCGTGCCGGATGTGATAACGGATATCGGAAGCCAGCTCCAGGCGGCGCAATATCTTTATACTACGCTGCTGGGGTTACATTCACCGCTGCAGCAGAAGATCTACGCCCAGGCCCGGCAGATTAATATCTACCTGCTGACTCTCCCAAAAGGCAACGGTCTGGCCTTCGATCGCGTAGCGGCGGAAACCATGAATGATGGCACTGTGCTTCCCTGCGGATTAAAAATTGTGCTTAACGCTGCGCTACAGCCCGCACGTAACGTTACTCCTGCCCATGAGCTTTTCCATTTGTACCAGTACGGCTACGCGGTGTTTAAACAAAAATGGTATCTGGAAGGGATGGCGCGCTGGATGGAAAATGCGTTCAGGCCCGCAGAAAAAAGAATCGCGCCGTTAGCTGAACTTCCTGCTTGTGAGAGTAACTTTTCTCGTGGCTATAATGCGGCGGCCTTCTGGGCGAGTTACGCACAGCACGCTTTCCCGGCGATAATCTTGCCGAATAAGGTGCTGGCATTTCGCTATGTTGATGGCAGCCCGGTGTTTAAACTCCAGTCGCTGCCAGGCGGAGAGATGCTGCGGCCTTTTTTTCAACAGTTAGCGCAAAGCAGCGCAGGTATTTCTCGTGAAATGAAACTGGCGAACACCCGCTGGACTGAGAAACAGCAGCGTGACGGGCAGTTCAACAGTCTGATTTGCCAGGCGCTGGCGGCGACGGAATCAGCTAAGCATTGA
- the hspQ gene encoding heat shock protein HspQ — protein MIASKFGIGQQVRHTLLGYLGVIVDVDPEYSLAEPEEDEIAANDELRMAPWYHVVMEDDDGQPVHTYLAEAQLSSESSDEHPEQPSMDELARTIRQQLQAPRLRN, from the coding sequence ATGATAGCCAGCAAATTCGGTATCGGCCAACAGGTTCGCCACACGCTCCTGGGTTACCTGGGCGTCATTGTGGATGTCGATCCTGAGTACTCGCTCGCAGAGCCGGAAGAGGACGAAATCGCCGCTAACGACGAACTGCGCATGGCCCCCTGGTATCACGTGGTTATGGAAGACGATGATGGGCAGCCGGTTCACACTTACCTTGCGGAAGCGCAGCTAAGCAGCGAATCCAGCGACGAACACCCTGAACAACCTTCAATGGATGAGCTGGCGAGAACGATTCGCCAGCAGCTTCAGGCGCCAAGGCTGCGGAATTAA
- a CDS encoding helix-turn-helix domain-containing protein, with amino-acid sequence MKRNSKYQLQEDILKKVAKPLEDIEKIIEVIAKGRKTCTVSKKRNINLTQNGERQCLILLSGSVALNRISDGMILNAECGPFIFGASSQLAYTRHLYVKAKETSTLLLIPQQVFHEEIAKNNLWKSLAMLQDYSSAKVYAHCLTVSQLSAYEIIRSHLIELLNEPDEIKRKITASNYIMDHSFLSRSGIMRILSKLKSDGYIHLSRGILTDIIDLPEKLNMFYSKSEAKHPEQ; translated from the coding sequence ATGAAAAGGAACAGTAAATATCAGCTTCAGGAAGACATATTAAAAAAAGTAGCCAAGCCCTTAGAAGATATAGAAAAAATCATTGAAGTAATCGCCAAAGGACGAAAAACGTGTACGGTTAGCAAAAAACGCAACATTAATTTGACACAAAATGGGGAACGACAATGCCTGATATTGCTGAGCGGAAGCGTAGCTCTGAATCGTATCAGTGATGGGATGATCCTTAACGCAGAATGTGGGCCATTTATTTTCGGTGCGAGTTCTCAGTTGGCCTACACCCGGCATCTTTACGTCAAAGCAAAAGAAACATCAACTTTACTTCTAATCCCGCAGCAGGTATTCCATGAGGAAATTGCAAAAAATAACCTATGGAAATCGCTCGCCATGCTCCAGGACTATAGCTCAGCGAAAGTATATGCTCATTGTTTGACCGTATCCCAGCTTTCCGCATACGAAATTATTCGTAGCCACCTTATTGAGCTACTTAACGAACCCGATGAAATTAAAAGAAAAATAACTGCAAGCAATTATATTATGGACCACTCTTTTCTATCCCGCAGCGGGATAATGCGAATTCTGTCGAAGCTGAAAAGTGATGGCTATATTCATTTATCCCGCGGAATTTTGACGGATATTATTGATCTACCAGAAAAACTTAATATGTTTTACTCTAAATCCGAGGCAAAACATCCTGAACAGTAA
- a CDS encoding fimbria/pilus outer membrane usher protein, which translates to MTRASYHLVIVMALLIHFPLYAQEVFNVHALELDNPAQGMADLSLFTQSGGQPPGIYLVSIYINGELQREVQNITFVSDERGQLHPQLTSAMLHRWGVKTDAFRTLADNMPIDSIERYIPMASTEFIFNQLRLNISIPQAAMVSDSPDAIDSADWDQGVSAALLNYNLSGGHGWSHSDRDRYYANLQSGINMGAFRLRNYSIWNYDGKSGGRWQSISRYLQRDIAALKSQFILGDSYSPADIFDSLSFRGVQLASDDNMLPDSLRGFAPVIRGIAHSSAEVTVKQNGYTILRTYVAPGAFTLSDLYPTSSGGDLTVTVREADGSEHSFIQPFSAVPRMQREGRLKYAATVGKYRDSQDEPAFAQLTSMYGLANGMTVYNGVQYAEDYRAYALGIGFGLGTVGAVSADVTAARANAGNGASYRLLYSKSIAITGTNISLAGYRYSTSGFYTFADALNSGDGSRDDRRRQRLQLELSQRLGAVGSLFLSAWQQNYWHKKDRELTFSGGWSGQLSYISYNILYSQTQSQNGTSEGEKQLAVNVQIPLSGLLSDSWANLSTSSVKKGNTRAQIGIGGNALADRNLSYNVQQSYSQSERSGGNLSADYKGQYAEMNAGYSNSGNARQLNYGLKGGVVLHPYGVTFSQPLADQMVIVRTPGVKGIKVQNYPGIKTDPWGNAVLPYVSAYRKNSIMLDVEDLDDDVDIDTPVKTVIPTQGAVVVARYSTRVGHRVLVSLTSKGAPVPFGAIVSTSTGSGIVGNEGVVYLSGIQSEEHLTVSWSKTQHCRVLLKLPPAGGQAIIHLREECR; encoded by the coding sequence ATGACTAGAGCGTCATATCACCTGGTGATAGTGATGGCGTTGCTAATCCATTTCCCTCTGTATGCGCAGGAAGTCTTTAATGTTCACGCATTAGAACTGGATAACCCGGCGCAGGGGATGGCAGACCTTTCTCTATTTACTCAGTCGGGTGGCCAGCCTCCCGGTATTTATTTGGTGAGTATTTATATTAATGGAGAATTACAAAGGGAGGTGCAAAATATTACTTTCGTGAGCGACGAACGGGGCCAACTACATCCGCAATTAACTTCTGCCATGCTGCACCGCTGGGGTGTCAAAACAGATGCCTTTCGCACCCTGGCTGATAATATGCCCATAGACTCGATTGAACGCTATATTCCGATGGCCTCGACAGAGTTTATTTTTAACCAATTAAGATTGAATATTAGCATCCCGCAGGCGGCAATGGTGAGTGACTCTCCGGATGCTATAGACAGCGCCGATTGGGATCAGGGCGTGTCGGCGGCATTACTGAATTACAACCTCAGCGGTGGACATGGCTGGAGTCATAGCGATCGTGACCGTTATTACGCCAATCTGCAAAGCGGAATTAATATGGGGGCCTTTCGGTTGCGCAATTATTCGATCTGGAATTACGACGGTAAATCGGGAGGCCGCTGGCAGTCTATTAGTCGCTATTTGCAACGCGATATTGCGGCATTGAAGAGCCAGTTTATCCTGGGTGACAGCTATTCACCCGCTGATATTTTTGACAGCCTGTCTTTTCGCGGCGTACAGCTGGCGTCGGATGACAACATGTTGCCGGATAGCCTGCGCGGCTTTGCTCCGGTGATCCGTGGGATAGCGCATTCGAGTGCGGAAGTGACGGTGAAGCAAAATGGTTACACGATTCTGCGAACCTATGTTGCACCGGGCGCATTCACGCTCAGCGATCTTTATCCGACGTCGTCGGGCGGTGATTTGACGGTGACGGTTCGGGAAGCGGACGGCAGCGAGCATTCGTTTATCCAGCCCTTTTCCGCCGTGCCAAGGATGCAGCGCGAGGGGCGATTGAAATACGCCGCAACGGTGGGTAAGTATCGCGACAGTCAGGATGAACCCGCTTTTGCGCAACTGACCTCGATGTATGGGCTGGCAAACGGGATGACGGTATACAACGGCGTGCAGTATGCCGAGGATTATCGTGCTTACGCGTTGGGCATTGGTTTCGGGCTAGGGACTGTTGGCGCGGTGTCTGCGGATGTGACCGCGGCGCGCGCGAACGCAGGAAACGGTGCGTCGTATCGCTTGTTGTATTCGAAAAGTATCGCGATAACGGGGACGAACATTAGCCTGGCAGGCTATCGCTATTCCACCAGCGGTTTTTACACTTTTGCCGATGCGCTTAACAGCGGTGATGGCAGCCGAGATGATCGTCGCCGCCAGCGTCTGCAATTAGAACTTTCTCAACGTTTGGGAGCCGTTGGATCGCTGTTTTTGTCAGCCTGGCAGCAAAATTACTGGCATAAAAAAGACCGCGAGCTGACGTTTAGCGGTGGCTGGAGTGGTCAATTAAGTTATATTAGTTACAACATACTGTATAGTCAAACGCAGTCGCAAAATGGGACATCTGAAGGAGAAAAGCAGCTCGCAGTCAACGTCCAGATCCCGCTCTCAGGGTTACTTAGCGATAGCTGGGCAAATCTCAGCACCAGTAGCGTAAAAAAAGGTAATACCCGAGCGCAAATAGGAATCGGCGGTAATGCACTTGCCGATCGTAATCTTAGCTATAACGTGCAGCAGAGTTATTCGCAAAGTGAACGCTCGGGGGGAAATCTCAGCGCTGACTATAAAGGCCAGTATGCGGAAATGAACGCGGGTTACAGCAACAGCGGCAATGCGCGACAGCTTAATTACGGCCTTAAAGGCGGAGTGGTCTTGCACCCTTACGGAGTCACGTTTTCTCAGCCGCTTGCCGATCAGATGGTGATCGTCAGAACGCCAGGCGTCAAAGGGATTAAGGTGCAAAATTATCCAGGTATCAAGACCGATCCCTGGGGGAATGCGGTGCTTCCTTACGTTAGCGCTTATCGGAAAAACAGCATCATGCTGGATGTGGAAGATCTTGATGATGATGTTGATATCGACACGCCGGTTAAAACGGTTATCCCGACACAGGGAGCGGTCGTTGTGGCACGTTACAGTACACGTGTTGGTCACCGCGTGCTGGTTTCTTTGACCTCGAAGGGGGCCCCGGTTCCTTTTGGGGCGATTGTGTCTACTTCGACAGGAAGCGGTATCGTCGGTAATGAAGGCGTAGTTTATCTCTCAGGAATACAGAGCGAAGAACATTTGACGGTCTCCTGGAGTAAAACACAACACTGCAGAGTATTGCTTAAATTGCCCCCAGCAGGCGGGCAGGCGATTATTCATCTCAGGGAGGAGTGTCGCTGA
- a CDS encoding fimbrial protein, whose translation MYKSLINKKTVSLLFFIASSTIAADGTIRFTGSVADQTCIVDSSSQNQTVELGKVTKASLNGSIGQKSTPTRFTLVIKSCPETATGATFKFDGIGDDNYPDLLTLDSGSGVATGVAVEIADKTGTPIPLHVASRNYPLTSGTNSLNFVARYVSTAAAVTVGSANATTQFTIVYK comes from the coding sequence ATGTATAAATCTCTCATTAATAAAAAAACAGTAAGTTTATTGTTTTTTATTGCCAGTAGCACCATTGCAGCCGATGGTACGATCAGGTTTACCGGAAGCGTTGCCGATCAAACCTGTATTGTAGATAGTTCTTCGCAGAACCAGACCGTTGAATTAGGTAAAGTTACCAAAGCCTCATTAAACGGTTCAATTGGTCAGAAAAGCACGCCGACTCGATTCACTTTGGTCATCAAGTCATGCCCGGAAACGGCTACCGGGGCGACATTCAAATTTGATGGCATCGGGGATGATAATTATCCTGATTTACTCACTTTGGATAGCGGTTCGGGTGTGGCTACGGGTGTTGCCGTTGAGATCGCTGACAAAACAGGTACGCCAATCCCGCTGCATGTCGCTTCCCGCAATTATCCCCTGACCTCAGGAACGAACTCCCTTAATTTTGTCGCCCGCTATGTTTCGACCGCCGCAGCCGTGACGGTGGGCAGCGCCAATGCGACCACGCAGTTCACTATCGTCTACAAATAG
- a CDS encoding fimbrial protein codes for MNIARYLILLALFSLTIDANADCQVVNGWQNRPLIFNFPNQFVVPNSLPMGSVFYETKVSENHNGEQYATCPAGSNRGVKYINGWATDGNGIAPTNVPGVGIRIHWLYPTGGSVLVPKDPYDVVQRNDTHLIWHGGPEWQVELIKTGPISAGALQTGTYVVYGVGNHYVSELRVMGGGRIVIPTCTLLSSTVDVPLGKHLKSEFSGPGSATPWQPFNIPLSCDKDAKINVRIDADADVSSTPGVMTLDSQPGDMAATGVGIQLWYQPNGGSAVVFGRETYYYTSIYGGNEVVKLKARYYQTGSRVIAGIANGTATFTITYN; via the coding sequence ATGAACATAGCTCGTTATCTTATTCTTTTGGCGCTTTTTTCACTCACTATAGACGCAAATGCTGATTGCCAGGTGGTTAACGGTTGGCAAAACCGCCCACTGATATTTAATTTCCCCAATCAATTTGTGGTACCCAATAGCCTGCCGATGGGTAGCGTTTTTTATGAAACAAAGGTAAGTGAAAATCATAATGGCGAGCAATATGCTACCTGCCCAGCGGGTTCGAACAGAGGGGTTAAATACATTAATGGCTGGGCGACTGATGGGAATGGGATTGCGCCGACCAATGTCCCCGGTGTTGGTATCAGGATTCACTGGCTGTATCCGACAGGAGGCTCGGTGCTGGTACCTAAAGATCCTTACGATGTCGTTCAACGCAATGATACTCATTTAATTTGGCACGGAGGGCCAGAATGGCAGGTGGAATTAATCAAAACAGGCCCAATTTCCGCAGGCGCATTACAAACCGGTACCTATGTGGTTTATGGAGTAGGGAATCATTATGTCAGCGAATTACGCGTTATGGGGGGAGGGCGAATTGTTATCCCAACCTGTACGCTGCTTTCATCGACGGTTGATGTACCTTTGGGAAAACATTTGAAATCTGAATTTAGTGGCCCCGGTAGTGCGACACCATGGCAGCCTTTTAATATTCCTCTTAGCTGTGATAAAGATGCCAAAATTAATGTACGAATAGACGCCGATGCTGATGTTTCCAGTACTCCTGGCGTAATGACGTTGGACTCTCAACCGGGAGATATGGCGGCAACGGGGGTAGGTATTCAGCTCTGGTATCAGCCCAATGGCGGAAGCGCGGTGGTATTTGGCCGGGAAACTTACTACTACACATCTATCTACGGTGGCAATGAAGTGGTCAAGCTGAAAGCGCGTTACTATCAGACCGGCTCCCGGGTGATCGCCGGTATCGCTAATGGCACTGCGACATTTACCATAACCTACAACTGA
- the rlmI gene encoding 23S rRNA (cytosine(1962)-C(5))-methyltransferase RlmI translates to MTDSVFPRLVLTKGREKSLLRRHPWIFSGAVARMEGKARSGETIDIVDSQGKWLARGAFSPSSQIRARVWSFDRDEAIDNAFFERRLQQAQTWRECLAARDGLDSYRLIAGESDGLPGVTIDRFGDFFVLQLLSAGAEYQRAPIVSALQTLFPNCSIYDRSDVAVRKKEGLDLAQGPVVGELPPALLPITEHGMQLLVDIQGGHKTGYYLDQRDSRLATRRYVADKRVLNCFSYTGGFAISALMGGCSQVVSVDTSQEALDVAKQNVELNKLDLSKAEFVRDDVFKLLRKYRDQGEKFDVIVMDPPKFVENKSQLMGACRGYKDINMLAIQLLNPGGVLLTFSCSGLMTTDLFQKIIADAALDAGRDVQFIEQFRQAADHPVIATYPEGLYLKGFACRIM, encoded by the coding sequence ATGACAGATTCCGTTTTTCCCCGCTTAGTGTTAACCAAAGGACGCGAGAAATCCCTGCTGCGTCGCCATCCATGGATTTTCTCCGGTGCTGTCGCCCGGATGGAAGGTAAAGCCCGTTCCGGTGAAACCATCGATATCGTTGATTCACAGGGAAAATGGCTGGCCCGCGGGGCGTTCTCTCCTTCTTCACAGATCCGCGCCCGCGTCTGGAGCTTTGATCGCGATGAAGCCATCGATAACGCCTTCTTCGAGCGTCGCCTGCAGCAGGCGCAAACCTGGCGCGAGTGTCTGGCGGCCCGCGACGGCCTTGATAGCTATCGTCTGATTGCCGGTGAATCCGACGGCCTGCCGGGCGTGACCATCGACCGTTTTGGCGACTTTTTTGTTCTGCAGCTGCTGAGCGCCGGTGCGGAATATCAGCGTGCGCCTATCGTTAGCGCGCTGCAAACGCTATTCCCGAACTGCTCTATCTACGATCGCAGCGACGTCGCGGTGCGCAAAAAAGAGGGTTTGGATCTGGCGCAAGGCCCGGTCGTCGGCGAACTGCCGCCTGCCCTGCTGCCGATTACCGAACATGGTATGCAGTTGTTGGTGGACATTCAGGGCGGTCACAAAACCGGTTATTACCTCGACCAGCGCGACAGCCGTCTGGCGACGCGTCGTTATGTTGCTGATAAGCGTGTGCTGAACTGCTTCTCCTATACCGGTGGTTTTGCCATTTCCGCATTGATGGGTGGCTGCAGTCAGGTGGTCAGCGTTGACACCTCACAGGAAGCACTGGACGTCGCAAAACAGAACGTTGAGCTGAATAAGCTGGATCTGTCGAAAGCGGAGTTTGTCCGTGATGACGTCTTCAAGCTGCTGCGTAAATATCGCGATCAGGGCGAGAAGTTCGATGTGATTGTGATGGACCCGCCGAAGTTCGTTGAAAACAAAAGCCAGCTGATGGGCGCCTGCCGCGGCTATAAAGACATCAACATGCTGGCGATCCAGTTGTTGAACCCCGGCGGCGTGCTGCTGACCTTCTCCTGCTCCGGCCTGATGACCACCGATTTATTTCAGAAAATCATCGCCGATGCCGCCCTGGATGCCGGGCGTGATGTACAATTTATAGAACAGTTCCGTCAGGCTGCCGATCACCCGGTGATTGCAACCTACCCGGAAGGGCTGTATCTGAAAGGGTTTGCCTGCCGCATCATGTAA
- a CDS encoding fimbrial biogenesis chaperone, whose protein sequence is MKMCAATLALAFFTTSVQAGIVIGGTRVIYPAEKKNVSLMVSNEKSSGVYLVQSWIESDIAGKTSPFIVTPPLFRILPGEENMLRVVFVGGTLPQDRESLFWLNVKSIPAMDSREVSENALRMVVKSRLKLLYRPAELRGLPEESWQELKVTHQGSQLVISNPSVYFVSLYSLNVDGKEYKDINIVPPKGSVSVPVATASQVSWRAINDYGGISQAVHRQL, encoded by the coding sequence ATGAAAATGTGTGCGGCAACACTCGCTCTGGCCTTTTTCACTACCAGCGTCCAGGCGGGGATTGTTATTGGCGGCACGCGGGTGATTTATCCTGCGGAGAAAAAGAATGTATCGCTAATGGTGAGCAATGAAAAATCTTCCGGCGTTTATTTGGTGCAAAGCTGGATAGAGTCAGATATTGCCGGGAAGACCTCACCGTTTATTGTGACTCCGCCCCTTTTTCGTATTCTTCCTGGTGAAGAAAACATGCTGCGTGTGGTTTTTGTGGGAGGAACGCTGCCGCAGGATCGTGAGTCTCTATTCTGGCTCAACGTGAAGTCTATTCCGGCGATGGACAGTCGCGAGGTGTCAGAGAATGCTCTGCGGATGGTTGTTAAGTCGCGACTAAAACTACTTTATCGTCCGGCTGAGCTGCGCGGATTACCCGAGGAATCCTGGCAGGAATTGAAAGTCACTCACCAAGGAAGTCAGCTGGTTATTTCGAATCCCAGCGTCTATTTTGTCTCGCTCTATTCTTTGAATGTAGACGGCAAAGAATATAAAGATATCAATATTGTTCCTCCAAAAGGGAGCGTCAGCGTACCTGTGGCGACGGCCTCTCAGGTGAGTTGGCGGGCAATCAATGACTATGGCGGTATTAGTCAGGCAGTTCATCGCCAGCTGTAG